The genomic stretch CTGGATACCGAACCTGCCGCCGGCCCGCCCCACACCCTCAAGGAGTTTCAGCGGGCCGTGGACGCCACCGTTGCGCAGTTGGAGCGCTACCAGCGGCGCCTGTCGAACCGCCTGCCGGAGAGCGCTTCGCTGATCTTTGCCGCTCACGTGATGATCCTCAAAGACGAGAAATTCATCGGCGAGATGGTCGCGCGCATCGTCGGCGGGATGGCCCCGGCGGAAGCCGTGCGGTCGGTGGCGCGGCGCTACATGGGGCTTTTCGCCGCCAGCCATCACGCCTACCTGCAGGAAAAAGCCCATGACATCAAGGACCTGGCCGGACGCATTCTCAACAACCTCTTTCAGCCGGCCCCCGAGAAGGCCGGCCTTTTCGAGGATCGGATCATCATTTCGCGGCAGCTCTACCCTTCGGAGATGCTCAGGTTCGGAATCGAGGGCGTGCGGGGCATCGTGCTGGTGGGCGGGGGGCTGACCTCCCATGTGGCCATCCTGGCCCGCTCCATGCTAATGCCGCTGGTGATTGCCGACCGGCCGGAGCTCATGCGGGTCGCCGAGGGTACGACGGTGCTGCTGGACGGCGATATCGGCAACCTCTACGTTCGACCCGGCGAGAAGATCATTCGCCGTTTCCGTGACCGTCAGGCCTCGGCGCGGGTGGCCCCGGCGGCGGGCAGGGCCGGGCACGGCGGGCGGGCCTGCACCCGAGACGGTGTCCGGGTGCACCTGCTGGCCAACATCAACCTGCTCAGCGAGTTGACCGTGGCGCGCGAGCTTGGGGCCGAAGGCGTGGGGCTCTACCGCACCGAGTTCCCGTTTCTGATTCGGACGGCCTATCCCTCGGAGGAGGAGCAATACGTGGTTTACCGCCGCCTGTTCGAGGAAATGGCCGGCCAACCGGTGACCATTCGGACCTTGGATGCGGGCGGCGAAAAAATGTTGAGCTACTCCGAGACCGGAAGTGCCGCCAACCCCGAGTTGGGACTGCGCTCGATTCGCTTTTCGCTGCGCCAGCGGGATGTTTTTTTGCAGCAGATCCGGGCCATTCTGAGGGCCGCCGAAGGTGCCGCAACGCTCCGGATCATGTTCCCGATGGTCTCAAGCCTGGACGAATTCGCGGCCGCCAAAGCGGTGGTGGGTGAGGCGGCCCGGCAGCTGGCGCGAGAGGGCGCGGGTCACCATCCAGCGCCCCAGGTGGGCATCATGGTGGAACTGCCCTCGGTGCTCGAGATCATCGGGGAGATGGCGGGCG from Desulfobacteraceae bacterium encodes the following:
- the ptsP gene encoding phosphoenolpyruvate--protein phosphotransferase, encoding MRPQNREHLSLLLDIGELAALITESSDIHHFLQKTVEMVSRHLSATVCSIYLHEENRDELVLTTTLGLNPGAVQKVRMRPGEGLVGATFAHNRPVCEGVAGESPQFKYFPETNEDRFNSFIAVPIRRGIERVGVLVVQHEDRDYFGEIDVKALQAVASQLAGAIGNARLMVCLTRFDTCRYGERAAAQTLFLKGKAASPGVAWGPALVFDRSHSRLLDTEPAAGPPHTLKEFQRAVDATVAQLERYQRRLSNRLPESASLIFAAHVMILKDEKFIGEMVARIVGGMAPAEAVRSVARRYMGLFAASHHAYLQEKAHDIKDLAGRILNNLFQPAPEKAGLFEDRIIISRQLYPSEMLRFGIEGVRGIVLVGGGLTSHVAILARSMLMPLVIADRPELMRVAEGTTVLLDGDIGNLYVRPGEKIIRRFRDRQASARVAPAAGRAGHGGRACTRDGVRVHLLANINLLSELTVARELGAEGVGLYRTEFPFLIRTAYPSEEEQYVVYRRLFEEMAGQPVTIRTLDAGGEKMLSYSETGSAANPELGLRSIRFSLRQRDVFLQQIRAILRAAEGAATLRIMFPMVSSLDEFAAAKAVVGEAARQLAREGAGHHPAPQVGIMVELPSVLEIIGEMAGAVDFFSIGSNDFVQYMLAVDRSNDEVAEYYQPFHPSVLRGLARIAAAARSAHKYLTICGEMVHAPTMLRFLVGIGIRNFSLDPQFLPRIQDEVAGLEVPAAENFARGLLAEATIAGVQRRIGAAAAAGEIPSAA